A section of the Petrimonas sulfuriphila genome encodes:
- a CDS encoding GSCFA domain-containing protein yields the protein MDFRTPVIIPESTFRIDHSTGIMLFGSCFSENMGSKLLEYKFQANVNPFGIVYNPFSVAAVVNRLLSNRNFSGTDLIFHNGVYQSFMHHGRFSHPDKNKCMENISRMFAEAAAFIPRTDVFFITFGTAYVYKLKSTGEVVANCHKFPPDTFIRERLTVEAIVKEWSGVINTISALNPAARFIFTVSPIRHWKDGAHENQISKSILHLAIDELQEMFTSALTYFPAYEILLDELRDYRFFAEDMMHPSGVATDYIWERFCKTFFRRETQDAISEWNQISRSLNHVPLNESTENYRQFLKQTLQKLILFRQNHPRIDCRRETEELTKKIKQ from the coding sequence ATGGATTTCAGGACACCGGTAATTATTCCGGAATCAACTTTCCGGATTGATCATTCCACAGGGATAATGCTGTTCGGCTCTTGTTTTTCGGAGAACATGGGTTCCAAACTGCTGGAATACAAGTTTCAGGCAAATGTGAACCCTTTCGGGATCGTGTACAATCCGTTCTCCGTTGCGGCAGTTGTAAATCGATTGCTTTCCAACCGGAATTTCAGCGGAACCGACCTTATTTTCCACAACGGCGTTTACCAAAGTTTCATGCATCATGGCCGGTTTTCCCATCCTGACAAAAACAAGTGCATGGAAAACATTTCCCGGATGTTTGCCGAAGCAGCAGCATTTATTCCCCGGACAGATGTATTCTTCATCACTTTTGGCACGGCTTACGTTTACAAACTGAAATCGACAGGAGAAGTCGTGGCCAATTGCCACAAATTTCCACCGGACACCTTTATAAGGGAACGATTAACGGTCGAAGCAATCGTAAAGGAATGGAGCGGCGTCATCAACACCATCTCGGCACTTAATCCTGCTGCAAGATTTATTTTTACCGTTTCACCCATCCGGCACTGGAAAGACGGTGCCCACGAAAATCAGATCAGCAAATCCATCCTTCATCTGGCAATAGACGAATTGCAGGAAATGTTTACATCCGCACTCACTTACTTTCCGGCCTATGAGATTTTATTGGACGAACTGCGTGACTACCGTTTCTTTGCAGAGGACATGATGCATCCATCTGGTGTTGCCACCGATTACATATGGGAGCGCTTTTGCAAAACCTTTTTCCGGAGAGAGACCCAAGACGCCATCTCAGAATGGAATCAGATAAGCCGCTCTCTAAACCACGTACCGTTGAATGAATCAACCGAAAACTACCGTCAATTTTTAAAGCAAACGTTACAAAAACTGATTCTGTTCCGGCAAAATCACCCCCGAATAGATTGTCGCCGGGAAACGGAAGAATTAACAAAAAAAATAAAACAATGA